In the Cucurbita pepo subsp. pepo cultivar mu-cu-16 chromosome LG17, ASM280686v2, whole genome shotgun sequence genome, ATCgtctttgtaattttttttttttgaaaaaaacatatatattatagaatTTTGCAATACTaataagagttttttttttttttttttttttaagatgaagaataatttattaaataaaatacaaaattggtTACGATTCGACCAAAGTCTAAGCTTTTGTTACATTTGTGGAAACGTCTTGATCATGACTGGCAACACgtgtttttttggtttgtttcgTTATCTATGTGCTTTTGGCATTAGCCTGTGAGCTCTCCATTcgcgacttttttttttaagttaaagaataatttattaaataaaaatacaaagtttgttaatatttttattaatttttttttaaaatataagagtttttttataattgaattgaaGAGTGAATGCTTCCTAAAAGGGAACAGCAGGACGACTTAAAAGCATAATTTTgccaaaatatttatacatcaaaattaataatttctcgTCTTTTGAGagcttttctttccctttttaatttcgaattatttatttattttttaaaaaactactTTTATGAAAAACAATGTTTCAATTAATGTGaacatttagaaaaaaaaaaaagtttcctTTACCACACTTATTAATTAAACTGAgtaaaataacataaacaataatattaataattgaatttggatttaattataaattgtgggaaaaaattatatatatataattaattaattaatttaatttgaatggtTTTCTAAGAAACCCATTCAACTTCTTGTTATTTTTAACTAATGATGGGTCCATTTAATATTCTCATGATTCcccctttatttttttattatacatttttggttattacccttttaaaaatataataaaattataatattagcTCCAAGCCAAATAATCATCGACACAATCAagacatttaattatttaaaacttagGTCATGAAAAGAGGCTCGTCACATATTTAAATcctatttgaataattaatatcttatCCAATAATATATCCAATTTggatattattttcatttttttttcaattattttcaaataagtGACTTAGTTGAATAGTTCTTATCCTTGACTTTAGGTTCAATTGGATTAGAGTTTGATTATAGAGTATCGTCAATCAAAAAtcatcttttgaaaaaaaaaaaaaaatcgattaaaatttaattttgttgatataacttttttctgtacaaaattggattaaaaactttaatatttcaaatattgagTAATTctaacttatttaaaaaattatagtatatttttaaaaaattgcattcaaaagacttaaaattttaattcgaCATCTAATAATCATGATATTCTCCTGCATCTCTTACGACATAATCATGTTACTTACTCTTTTCCTTCTAAGAGCATAGACTATTCTCATAGACTAACACGAgtcttttcaaaatgttttattctcactCACGTgcattttagaaatatttcatttttttttattaaaatgaagaatattagtttattttattaaaaaaaaaaaaaaacccactaatggttttaataaatttggatttttcttaaCACTAGTTTGAAAAGCTTGGTTTTTATAGCTTATTTTTAGATggtaataaatcaattaatgaaaactaagtttatttattgaaagattcaataaataataatatattatcctttacattatttgatttaaaaaaaaaaattaataatgaatgTCTTGTTTTCAATATGACCTATTTATcattatcaataaataaattaatctctcaataattcaattgatagtaaataaaaattaaatgataataatgagTGTAATAGAGACCcttttgaattataatattgcaatattaattaaaacttaattgacttaaaaattgtttatgcatagctattttaatattcaaataatatttaaatcgagtttattaaaaaatctacaacgattattcaaaaataaaatatttaataaaattattatcttgaatctctcaaaataaaaataaaaaaaaataatttaaatttcttgaagtaatttaaaaattgagagtccaataaaacaaaaatatttgcaTAATGTAAAAAGGATAATCATCTTATAAGGAAACTAGCTTCCAAAAATGGATAAGCCAGATCAGACATGACATTGCATTGGTTTCTCCAAAGTTTGATTCAgctcttcttgttcttcgtgttcttagTCATCAATAACTTTACTacagatggattgtgagatctagagaggagaacgaatcactTCTtataagagcatgaaaatctctccctaacagatgcgttttaaaattatgaggctgaaggcgatacgtaacggactaaagcggacaatatttgctagtggtggagttaagttattacaaatggtatcagagaaaCATCGAGCGaatgctagcgaggacgttggactctttaggggggtggattgtgagatcctatatcggttaaaactgtgagactgatggcaatatgtaacgggtcaaagcgaaTGATGTCTATTTGCAGTgcgcttgagctgttacaaatagtatcagtgAGATGTGGAGgcatggattgtgagatcccacgttagttggagaggggaacgaagtatcttttataagagtgtggaatcctctccctaacagacgctttttaaaaccgtgaaattgacaacgatacgtaacgaaccaaAGTGGGCATGAGCTGTAACATGGATACATGCGGACCAATTAGTTCAACAGCTCTGAACTTAAATGCCTGCATTACTCACAAAATCACATATCATCGACGTGTCATCAGTGAGATGCCACTCTAGAATAGTTAGAATTCTAACCTTGTGTCAAGACCTACGGGTCAAGAGGTCAGTCTAATTGTTGCGATTTTTTACAAGAAGGTGAACATTAAACAGATAGGTAGGGTAACGCCCAAACTTGGCTATCTCCTGAATTCCCTTGGAGGTTCCAACTGAACACATTTTAcacaagaaatttgaagaactatgCAGAAATCGTGTGCCACAGAAAACCTTAGAAAGATGACGAGAGAAACAGAGATTCGTCCGGTTGAGGAAGCCCAATAAGCTCTGTTTCTACATTTATGGGCTAGGAGCTTGCTCAAATCACCTTCCAAAACCCTTTCCAATTGCACAAATTATTTATGGATACGTGAGGTCTCACCTTGATCATCAGAAAGAGGAACGAGTAGAACGCTAGGTCTCAAAGGTttgatggattgtgagatcccacttcgaTTTTGGAATGAGAATAAATTAttcgtgtggaaacctattaTTAGTAggcgcattttaaaaaccaaagttccaaaaccaaaaatgacaatatgtgctagcagTGAGGTTGTATTGCTATATCTctcttaatattattaaatgcaAAAAGGAAGCAATTTTAAATCTTCGGGTATGGGTGCCGGGTATGGGTGCCTGTGTATCCTTTGTATAAGATTGAAAAGAATGCATTAGATGGATATTCGAGACCTCGGTGAATAAGAAGAAATCCTCCAATTGTTGTTTGAATAAACgacttgattttgatttgatacttCGTTCCTATAGAGCTGAAATCGCAAGTAATCGTCAGTTAGAAGACCAACCACATGGAGGGGAagaaagaattttattttttctttcttatctaatttttatctaaattttaaaacacaaagTAAAAACAGTAATAAAAGAGTAACTAAgaacttaaatattttcttttaaaaaaaaatattatgagaaacaaacaaaaaaaattaaaaaaaaaaaaacctgttaaaccatattaaattatagttcaattaattaaaatattctaattttcaaCCAACAGAGCaaataatagaataaaatttgtatttttggaGGTATAATTAGGggaatattcttaaattttattcttttaatattttcgaGACACCTAATCAACAAATAATAGGAGCGTAGTCAACTTCTCCAAATTTGGACCCCACATTTCCGAATCGATGAACTGTATCTCCACGTGTCAACTCCACTGTCGCCAAATTTCTTAAATCGCTACTGCTGACTCCACGTCATAACTCCATTCACAGTCGACAGCAGCCACGTCACCCATCAGCTCTTAAATTTTCCGACCGTTGATAGATGAGCGATGCAACTTTAGATTACAATTTTGACCCTCGGTAAAGTTTCAAGTCTCATTCAAAGTTTAACACAGTAAATTATCAAAActtaatttgaatgataaattaaatgataaattaaacTTGTCCCTCACATTATCTCGAAACTGACCCCTCAACACGGATTTACAAAAATAGCAAAAACGTTAAtcatggtaaaaaaaataagaagggcattttggggaataaaagaaaaagaaaaagaaaactcctAAATTTCTATGGAAAAGGAAATCCCCAACGAACGCAAAAATGGAGCCTATAAAAACCCTTTTCCCTAAATTGAAACGAAACATCAGTCGGTAATCTCCGTTTCGATTACCGATATTTCACAATGGAGTCCGGTGGTCCGCCCACCCCTCCGCCGCTCCCGCCGCTGCCCACCGGCGCCATCCTTCTCGGCAAATATCAGTTAGGTCGTTTTCTCGGCCGTGGAAGCTTCGCTAAGGTGTACCAGGCTCGTTCTCTCGCCGATGACTCCATCGTCGCCATTAAAATCATCGACAAGAACAAAACCATCGATGCCGCCATGGAGCCTTGCATTATCCGTGAGATCGCCGCGATGCGCCGCCTTCAGCACCATCCAAACATCCTCAAAATCCACGAAGTCATGGCGACAAAGACGAAGATCTATCTCGTCGTCGATTACGCCTCCGGTGGTGAACTCTTCGCGAAACTCCTCCGCCGTGGTAGGTTAACGGAATCCTCCGCCCGCCGCTACTTTCAACAACTCGTCTCTGCTCTGCATTTCTGTCACCAAAACGCCGTCGCTCATCGCGACATCAAACCCCAAAATCTCCTCCTCGACGAAGACGGTAACCTAAAGGTCTCCGACTTCGGTCTGTCAGCGTTACCAGAACAAATCAAAGACGGAATGCTCCACACAGCGTGCGGAACCCCTGCTTACGCAGCGCCAGAGGTAGTCACCAGGAGAGGCTACGACGGCGCAAAAGCCGACGCGTGGTCATGCGGCGTTATCCTCTTCGTCTTACTCTCCGGACACCTCCCATTCACCGACAACAATCTCGTGGCCATGTACAGTAAAGTTTACCGCCGGGAGTATCAATTTCCCGATTCGATTTCTAAGCCGGCTCGGCATTTGATTTTCCAACTTCTGGATCCAAATCCGAACACGAGGATGAGCATCGAGGCGTTGATGCAGCATTCGTGGTACAAGAAATCGGTGCGATCGAAGCCCCAAATCAGCAACAGAAGCTTGTTCGAATCGTTGGGTAATTACAAATCTGAATTGGGGGTTTCTGGATTAAATGCTTTTGATATAATTTCAATGTCATCTGGTTTGGATCTGTCGGGGCTGTTTGAGACAACGGATGATTGTAAGAAGAAGAGATTCACGACGGCGGTGAGCGTggagaaggtggaggagaGAGTAACAGAGATCGGTGGGGAATTGGGGTACAGAGTGGAGAAAGGGAAGAGCGGAGCAATTGGGTTAGGGAAAGGGAGGATGATTTTGGTGGTGGAGGTTTTGGAAATCACTGCTAATCTCTTAATTGTTGAAGTCAAGGTAGCTGAATCCAAAGCTGAGTTCGAGAGGATGCATTGGGGGGATTTGAAAGCCAAGTTGCAGGACATTGTTGTTTCTTGGCATACCAATGAGGAGGCCATATGATTCACAAGCTAAGGCTTCTTTTCGGGTGCTCGGAAGGTAGTCGGCTCGGGCTCCATCTTGGCATTGGTCAGGGGGTATTGTTGAAGGTGTTTGTTTATATGGAAATTGGACTAGAAGAGCTTAATTTGATGAGGGGAGGAGAGGGGGAGGTCTAACATGTTAGAAATGGTATGGTGTTTAATCTTGTGAAAGTTGATTTCAGAAACTGAAATCAactgagaaaacaaaaagatttcACCCATGCTTCATTAATGGAAACATTCAATAACATGCGTATTATAATAATACGTTAGATTTAATAAACTAGATTATCTTTATGCATTACAGGGTTTGGACATATAACGGCCCCACTTTTTAAAACTCtcccattaattttttttttttttttttttttttttcaataattattctaaaatagggtaaaattcataaataaatacaaataaatctataattattctaataaaatatattcatagaggttgaaatttaaaaattataaaaaaaacaaatagtttAAAGAAATGGtgcataaagaaaataaattttttataaaagactTATTGCATGATGGTTATGAAGGGGAGggtcttaaattaaaaaataataatgtaaattGTGATGTATGTACGTGTCCAAAAACTCCTGAGATAATCgtgttatttaaaattatttactttatacaatattttgaacaactcaatatttttacttttgataaaactcttatttaaaataagaaaaattatggattgagagaagaaaaaaaaaaacgttttcCAACggaaaatttcaatttcaaaaatgcatttaataatatgtaaaatgaaaacaatatattttaaaattatttaaatatatgtatgAATATTAAACCCAATATACTTTTTCTCCTCTAAATCATATTCTTATTAAAgttgaacaaaatttaaagatgttatttactactttataaataatatattaaaaatcagtataaaatatatgaatagttgtttattaaattttgaagtctttttagtttttttttagttttttttttttaatttaaaagacaaaatatattcaataataGAGTTTCATAATCTTTCTATTTACATCATAGTCTTTGTACAAAACAAGACAATAAAGAtcaaaattgttatttattttttatttttttcctttttacaaCTGAAATGCTAAACTCAATATTCCAGAACAAAAATAGGATTTGAATTggaatttaagaaaaaataaaaaaattaaatttgccAACGAAAATGggattttagaaaatgaacaGAATTGCCGTGAGCAAtatgtcccacatcggttaaacTTAGAAGCAAGAGCAGGAGACTGGCTATAAAACAGGCCTGCATACGCCATTCTAAAGCATACCTTTCTCGGCCTTTTGGCTAAGATCAAGTGTAGTATCTGTTCTTATCAGTTTAATATCTGATACGTGGGCCATCGGCCcacatgatattaaattaatttttcaaggGGGAGAGCCCACCACAGTAGCTTGCTATTGGGGCTCTCGAGCATCGCCCATTCGTTGCACTACAGTGTGGGCCAGGCGCACCCCTCCAATATTCAGTTATTAAAGCTTCTCAGTTTTATGGAATTATCAACACTCCATAAAGAGACTtctgaatatatatatagtaataaaagtatatattaattacaatttgATTTCATCAGCAAATTTATGTTACAAAACTTGAATAAATTCATCATATCGTTGTGTGTTAATTTCTCAGTCCCCCAACTTCTGATCCTTTCATGATTCTCATCCTCTTGCACGACGAAATAAACATCctgcatttaattcatcacCAAATCAAATAAGCtcatgaatttaattaaatacagATTTGGAATTTCAGGGAATTGTTAGAACAACTCACCGCCATGGAACATCGCCCACCAGCATCCAATCTCCGTCTTTATCTTCATAAGTTGGGGCATAATCCGATCCCCGGTACCCTTCCCTTTCACAGTACGCCCCGATTCTGAACTTGAACATCTCCTCTAAACCCTTGAGAAGTTCAGGGTAGCCCTTGTAGAGACCCACATCGATCTTCCTCAAATAAGGAGCTCCATCCATACTCACTTTCACATAAATCCCTCCGCCCTCCGCCGCCGTGGTTGCCTCTGTTTTCTTGGGAAGCAGAGTATTTTTCCTAAAGGATCTAATCGGCGGCCACCCAACAACCTGAGACCTACAAAACCCAAATTGAGAATCAAAACAGAGCCCAAAAAACCATAACGAGAGTCATAATCGAAAACGGCACGTACTTGGGTGGAGGAGCAGAGTCGTTCTGTAAATTTCTCTTGTTAGTTCGAACCCCAGAAGAGTTGTCTGCAGAGCCGTTGCTTTCGGCGGCGGTTCCTGGGAGGCCGAGGCGGAGCTCGGTGGCTCCGAGATTGAGATCGGAGAGCTTggaatccatttttttttttttgtttgggagagaaggaaaaggtgGTTTTATAGATAAGATGAAGAAGGGGATGAGGATGGGAATTTGTCGGCGGGAATGGGAGCAGACAGCGGCAAAGGAGGGACAGAGGAGGGGACAGGAAGAGCAGTGAAAATGGACGGTTGAGATGCGTTTACGTGGCTGTGGGAAACCCAATCGGGAGCGTTGGATGTTAAGGTACAAGCATTGCCATGTGATGTGGGGCCCTATAGCCTttacaattatataaaattaaacattttatataatttatatatttatacaattttctcaaaatattaaaacaaacacaattaaaaattatattctttctAGAAGAagttaatttataattacatggaaaaattaaaaagaaaaaaaaaatccagttGACTAAGTCAAAGTCGTCTCTAGTTGACCAACTTGAGTTACGCCTAAAAAATTGGggaagatattaaaataaaaataaaaaaaggtttaaaaccgtccttaaattttattatatgtaaatattagtttttaaaatttaataatttaataatttattttttgtttcttgttctcTATTTGGTTGTGGATGTGGGCGTGGGGTGGTTGAGTCCCACGGTGTGTAGTGGTTGGTTCgtaaatcaaaatcaatagAATGTACCAAAATCCACGAACCAAAGGACCCATCCTCCCCCACCTCGTGCGCGTCTTCTAACTCATTACTGCTTTCAAATCTCGACCCTTGGTTTTATAATGTTACGATAATGACTCTGTTATTCTTTTGCATCGAGTGAGATAAGATtgttctaaataaaatatgtttaattttgaagtttctatgattaagctgtcgaaataaaaaatacaccTTGTTGGTTTAAATAGcgactttaaattattttaaacttttttttactcaTTCTATATTTGagatcgctctcattcgaatgtgttgttgatttatttatgaacAACTCAATTTACACGGGTGTTGcatttacaataaaaaaatttcaatttttttgtttcacacaaaaaaaaagtcaatttgaaaaagtgaaagaactaaaacatttgaaaaggAGTAGGCACGAGTCTTTATGCTATAATGGTATACTACATATAGagattatgaaaataattttttatgttatattgATAAAATTGAACCTAACTATAATATCTCGAACTAATTAAAAGAGGGCAAGAGAGTCAAACTAGATGAACCTAACCCAAAATGGAGCCCCTAGCTTCGTACCCAACTGACCACACCCTAGGGTTTATATGGTCGTGGGGGAAACAATACGTACCTTGGGCCAAAATCTCAagaaattgattaagataCCTATGGCTGTCTTGACTCATTATCAAACCCTTAGGCCAAAAGGAAGACCAACCCGACCCTAATCCTAGATTGTCAAGTAGAAATGGATAATTATACTTGAGAGTTAAAAGTCCGAAATGAATTCTCTTACTCCAACATCTCTAATTTAAAAGATCAAAATGGGTACGACAGTTTCACTATTTTACAAGTTACGTATGTGTTCTGCTCAACAAATTACCACCTTATCCATATTTGCACACCAACCATTTCCGAAGTGATATCAAACTTATCCCGAACGTCATATACACAAATTatttccaaataatttaactCATCTCGTTGCCagtttcttacaaaaaaaaattcaatgccaAAACTTTGGGTACCTGCACATATGACGACATTCCacccatcaaaattaatatgaacaataaaagaaagaacaaacaggtgttgttacaaatgaaatAAGGTAAGGAAGTGAAAACAACACGACATagagacaaaaaaattaagtggGAAACTTTGTCTTGGGTGCATTAAAATCCATTAAATTGTTGTAGTGTCTTATAACTTTGTAACTTGAAAACAAATATCTTTCAATTATGGTTCTGAGCATTGCGTCCACATGATTCAACCTCTAATTTTGGACCATCCCCCTATGTTCCATTATCACCTATACATTGAACTATATGCACaatctctttccttttctatcTCTCACCCAAACATTATATTACTTCTTCTACCATTAATGTATTGtctcaaaccctaatctttCTCCTACCATATTCATTCCTCCCGTCTTTCTCGCCGTTCTAACTCATAAATAATTCACAAATCTCGTCACTCAACTCATATTGACTGCTTGTGTTAAAAGTTTAGGTTTAGTCTTGAACTTTCCTGTTTGTGGCTAGTACACCTCGTCACGTAAAATGTATCTAACAAGTATTTGATCTTTTAACTTTGTGTCTAATGGGTTTgtaaaatctcacatcggttgaacaggagaacaaaacatttcttataagggtgtggaaatctctccctaacagtcacgttttaaaacattaaggGAAGAccgaaagcccaaaaagaacaatatttgctagaggtgggtttgagttgttacatatggtatcagagtcagacaccgggcagtgcGTCAGTGAGAACACTAGActctcaagggggtggattgtgagatccctcatCGATTGGgtaggggaacgaaacatttcttataagaatgtcaaaacctctccctaatatacacatgttattaaaactttgagggaagcctagaagaacaatatcttctaCTCCTGGTAGTCTAATAAGTtcgtaatttaaaaaaaaaatgtcgagTAAGTCAATgatttattagacacaaaattaaacataaagaGACTtgttagatataaaattaaaaaattgagaattatattataaattaagtttaaatcttgtttattcattttttatttataaaccttcaatttttatcatttaaatattaaattaaaaaattaatgcaGAGGGTATAATATTGAGAAGggcaaaagaattaaaaaaaaaaaataataatttgaatttaatttgtaaaatttatgtaatttaatcTTAGGATAAAAGCTGGGGGTGTGGGGCCGGGGAGAAAACTGGAAGCGTGTGGGGGCAGAGATTGAGAACGGCGGGAACACGTACGGTGGGTTGGACCATCGTCCACGTGTGGTAATGCTGACGAGGAAACGTGGGGCCCTGTCCACTGTCCAGAGGCTGTTTGGTTGGATTGCGCTGTCAGCAGCTTTCAAAGTCCTCACCTGACAAACACGCCACCTGTTGCCTTAAACCCCGTGCCACGTATCTGCAGCCATTACCATTCGTgttcttttttacatttttattaaaaaaaaaaaaaaaaattttttatttttttaccactCACCGACGCCGTTTTACCTGTTGCAGACCGCGTTCCGTTGCGTGTCCAATTTTGCTTCCTTCTTTCTGTGGGCCATGaaatacataattaatttcaaattcctattttatttccattttcttaaaataaaaatttctaattataTTTGTGGTTAATAAGTGAAGTATGATAATTTgatgttattaaaatttttgttgcATATAAACTCGTGTTTTAAATGTAAAGGGCGATTCAGACGAAAATTTAACGTTTTTTATTTACAACTttacgatatatatatatattaaagtttagGGGTATAATTGGAACAAAATTTTAACGTTTTCTATTCGAAACTTAACTATGATAATTTTAGACgttataattaaaagtattttctaaatttgatAGAGCGAAGGATTTGAAACTCATATCtcttaatcaaatatttatatatttatcaatTGAACTATATTCTAGACGTAGACAAACACAACATTAAAATAAGCTGAATGATCCGAacttatattcaaatatatatattttattttttaattacatgagaatagaaaataatttaaaagacaagcactcaaaataattaataataataataataataatattattattattattattaattttttttttataatgagaGGATTGAGATTCTTTTGTCACCCACTAACTGATACCGATGACCTCAAACtaccaaataaaaaaccacacttttacatgtttttttttaatgatttatttgtttattattattttaaataatgatgCGAGCACAAAATAATTATCGACGTAGACCATAAGAttagttataattttaatgtgaTACAAATAACCTTAATCACACCCGATTaatatcattatatttttttaaaaattaatatttagcataaatatttaacgtttaagataatattttatctagACAAATCAACTTGATATTCATATAGTTGACATTATTTATACACATTCATTAAATGCTAAGGTAAACTTAGGCagtaagaataataattattattattatttgaagcaaaataataataaatggcaATTATAAAGTCAAGGATAATCAAATAccttgtcttttttttttctttggacattccaaggtaaaaaaaaaaaaaaaaaaaaaaaaaaaaaaaaaaaaaaaaaaaaaaaaaaaaNAGCCCCCACCATGTCCTAAATTAAAGGAACATTTGGAATATTTATGGAGATGGTTTCAAATAAACTATGGTCTTATTGGTAcctaatttttactttttaaaactatattataaaattgcTCTTTTCAAAAGTATCAAAATTGAGGATTATCAATATCATACCAGATTTGATTTGTTgttagttttaaatgttttattaagCCAAAAAATACTTGGCTATACTATATTAAACGTATACTATTTGTATGTTTATGgacaataatttgtttattattttgagttgaatatttatttagataaGTTAATATTGTAATGATTCTATCGAGATATCCACGAAGTGAGGCAGATATGAGGAATTGATCCCGATCCTCGTCTCCACCTTTAGGTCCCCAgtaggaattaaaaaaaaaaaacgttaattCATAATATGGGGACTGTGACACACCAAGGGCACAGCTACGCTAAGAAATGTCTCCATCTTCTTGAGATGTGACTTGTTTGTTAGTCACCACCATGTCATCTTATTTCCTAGAATGAATGTTGTTTCATGTTCATATGTCTTGTGGGATAAGAAGAGTAGACATTCGGTCTCAAATAATGTGTTGGATTACGTTGACTCGTTCGTCTATCTTGCATTAGTTTATATCGAGGCTGAAAACGTTCTCTcgttatact is a window encoding:
- the LOC111778928 gene encoding CBL-interacting serine/threonine-protein kinase 7-like, with amino-acid sequence MESGGPPTPPPLPPLPTGAILLGKYQLGRFLGRGSFAKVYQARSLADDSIVAIKIIDKNKTIDAAMEPCIIREIAAMRRLQHHPNILKIHEVMATKTKIYLVVDYASGGELFAKLLRRGRLTESSARRYFQQLVSALHFCHQNAVAHRDIKPQNLLLDEDGNLKVSDFGLSALPEQIKDGMLHTACGTPAYAAPEVVTRRGYDGAKADAWSCGVILFVLLSGHLPFTDNNLVAMYSKVYRREYQFPDSISKPARHLIFQLLDPNPNTRMSIEALMQHSWYKKSVRSKPQISNRSLFESLGNYKSELGVSGLNAFDIISMSSGLDLSGLFETTDDCKKKRFTTAVSVEKVEERVTEIGGELGYRVEKGKSGAIGLGKGRMILVVEVLEITANLLIVEVKVAESKAEFERMHWGDLKAKLQDIVVSWHTNEEAI
- the LOC111779306 gene encoding auxin-induced protein 22B-like, which encodes MDSKLSDLNLGATELRLGLPGTAAESNGSADNSSGVRTNKRNLQNDSAPPPKSQVVGWPPIRSFRKNTLLPKKTEATTAAEGGGIYVKVSMDGAPYLRKIDVGLYKGYPELLKGLEEMFKFRIGAYCEREGYRGSDYAPTYEDKDGDWMLVGDVPWRMFISSCKRMRIMKGSEVGGLRN